Below is a genomic region from Catenuloplanes atrovinosus.
CGCACCCGCGAGAGACGGACCTCTCGCGCGCGCCACGGACGGTGAAGGGTGGGTGTACCGATGGATCGGCAGGCGATGGGGCTCACCCTCACCGCCAACGGCTTCGTGCCCACGGTACGCCCGGGCGCGCTCGCCGTGGCGGCCACACGTCCGGTGATCCGCGGGTACGTCGCGCTCACCTTCGACGACGGGCCGAGCGCGGGGACCGGGGTGGTGCTCAACATCCTGGCCGAGGCGCAGGCGCGGGCCACGTTCTTCTTCGTGGGTGGCGGCGTGGAGACGGACTGGCGGTACGCGAGCCGGGCCGCGCTGGCCGGGCACGCGATCGGCAACCACAGCTACAGCCATCCCGACCTGGCCGCGATCCCGCTCAAGGACGCGGCCGTGGAGCTCGGGCGCACCCAGGCCGCGATCACCCGGTACACCGGCGCGGTGCCGATGCTCGGGCGGCCGCCGTTCGGCAGCGCCAACGAGGACGTGGTCAGGCTGTTCCGCGAGTACGGCGTGGAGCCGGTGCTGTGGGCGTACAACCCGGAGGACAACGCGGGTCAGGCCGCGGCGGCGATCGGCGCCGCGGTGCTGGGTGCGGTCCGGGACGGCGACATCGTGCTGCTGCACTGCGCGCAGCGCGAGACGCAGCGGATGCTGCCGGAGCTGATCAGCGGGCTGCGGGCACGCGGCCTGGAGCCGGGCCGGATCGAGATCACCGGCGAGTACCAGGAGCGCAACCACAGCTACGCCCGCGCCGTCGCCTGGTGAACGCGGAGAGCCGCCCCTCCGCGCGCTGCAATTCGCGGAGGGGCGGCTCTGGTCCGTGCGGTGGATCAGGCCTCCGAGCAGGGGGCGAGCCCGGCCACGTTCAGCTGCGGCTTGTCCGTGTGCCGGCCGATCGCGGTGGCGATCCGGTTGATCGCGGCGACCCGCTTGTCCTCCAGCGGGCCGATGATCGCGTTCTGCACGAAGTTCGGGCCGCCCTCGCCGGCCGAGTTCGCCAGCCGGGTCTCCGCCTCCTGGATCTGCTTCTCCAGCTGCGCCAGGTTGCTCTCCACCTCGGCCAGCGCCTGGTTCGGGATGGCCGGAAGCTGGTCCGCCACGGTCGGGCAGGCGATGGCGCCGTCCGAGCCGCCGTCGTTCGCCTCGTTGATCACCAGCTGGGTGAAGCCGGCGCCGGCGTCGCCGCCGCCCGCGTTGCCGTTACCGCCCTCGACCGGGTCCGCGACCGGGACCTCGTCCTCGTTCAGCTCGCACGGCGCGAGCGTCGCGACGTCCAGGTCCGGGCGCTCGGCGTTACGGCCGATCGCGGTGGCGATCCGGTTGATCGTGGCGACGCGCTTGTCCTCCAGCGGGCCGAGGATGGCGTTCTGCACGAAGTTCGCGCCGCCCTGGCCGACCGTGTCCACCAGGCGCTGGTTGGCCTCCGCGATCTGCGTGTCCAGCAGCTCCAGGTTGCGGGTGACCTCGTCCTGCGCCTGCGCCGGGATCTCCGGCAGCTCACCGGCCACGTCGGGGCAGGAGATCGCACCGGCCGCCGCGCCGCCGCCCGCCTCCTCGCCGCCGCCGGCGTTCTCGTCCTCGCCACCGGCGTTCTCGTCCTCGCCGCCCGCGTTCTCGTCCTCGCCACCCGCGCCCAGCGAGCACTCCGCGAGACCGCCCAGGTTGGTCGGCTTCTCCGCGGTGCGGCCGATCGAGATCGCGATCCGGTCGATCGTGGCGGCCCGCTTGTCGGCCAGCGGGCCGAGGATCGCGTTCTGCACGAAGTTCGGGCCGCCCTCGCCGGCCGACGTGGCCAGGCGGTTGTTCGCCTCCTGAAGCTGCGTCTCCAGCAGCGCCAGGTTGCGGTCCACCTCGGCCTGCGCGCTGGCCGGGATGGCGGGTAGCTTGTCCGCCACGGTCGGGCAGGTGATGGTCTGCCCGCTCGCGTCCGACGATCCGGTGCCGGCCATCGCCACGCCCAGACCGCCGCCGAGCAGCGTGATCGCGCCCACGGCGATCATGCCGGGGACCTTGTAACGACGCCAGTTGCGCCAGCCAGTCTTCTCGTTGTCCCAGCTCGGTGCCATCCGCCTGAACCCAACCCTTCGCAGATTCGTACGGCCGATAGCCTGCGTCGCTCGTCGCGGGCGTACCGGTGAGCCTTGTTCGCTCTAGCCCTGCCGGGCCGCCCGAGCGAGGACGGTCCGGCGAGGCTCCGGAGGTTGTCGAGGCGTGCCGCCTCGCTCGGTCCTACGGGGTGGGGCGGCGTGGGGGTTCAACGGTTTCCGGCTATTCACCGGAGGATTTCGATGGACCTTTAGGGAAGTTTTAAGGGAGCCTGGGGCATCGATTAGATCGACCGTTTCGACGCCCGTTTCGACTGTCTCGCGGCTCAGGAACGCGGTGTGACGCCCAGCACAGCGCAGGCCTCGTGGTACATCCG
It encodes:
- a CDS encoding polysaccharide deacetylase family protein, with the translated sequence MDRQAMGLTLTANGFVPTVRPGALAVAATRPVIRGYVALTFDDGPSAGTGVVLNILAEAQARATFFFVGGGVETDWRYASRAALAGHAIGNHSYSHPDLAAIPLKDAAVELGRTQAAITRYTGAVPMLGRPPFGSANEDVVRLFREYGVEPVLWAYNPEDNAGQAAAAIGAAVLGAVRDGDIVLLHCAQRETQRMLPELISGLRARGLEPGRIEITGEYQERNHSYARAVAW